In one window of Synechococcus sp. M16CYN DNA:
- the typA gene encoding translational GTPase TypA, with protein sequence MSAQQKAIRNIAIVAHVDHGKTTLVDSLLAQSGIFRDNETVPTCVLDCNDLERERGITILSKNTAVTYNNTRINIVDTPGHADFGGEVERVLGMVDGCLLIVDANEGPMPQTRFVLKKALEQGLRPIVFVNKIDRARVNPETAVDKVLDLFIQLGANDDQCDFPYLFGSGLDGFAKPDMKTSSSNMRPLLDAILRYVPPPIGNVDKPLQLQITTLDYSDFLGRIVIGRVHNGSIKQGQNASLIKDDGSIKKGRISKLLAFEGLQRVNISEAFAGDLVAVAGFNDVNIGETIACPNEPKALPLIKVDEPTLQMMFVVNDSPFAGQEGKFVTSRQVRDRLYRELLTNVALRVEDTDSPDSFFVSGRGELHLSILIETMRREGFEFQVSQPQVIFRTIDGTPCEPVETLVMDVPESVVGTCIEKLGTRKAEMRNMETGLDGRIQLEFIVPSRGLIGFRSEFIRATRGEGIMSHSFFEYRPICGDFDTRKNGALIAFEGGTATFYALKNAEDRGQFFIVPGIKVYKGMIVGENTRQQDMEINVCKEKQVTNIRSAGADLLDSLRSPIQMTLEKALEYIGPNEMLEVTPKSIRLRKLPVKKMTKR encoded by the coding sequence ATGAGCGCTCAGCAGAAGGCGATTCGCAACATTGCGATAGTCGCCCACGTTGATCATGGTAAAACGACCCTAGTCGACTCATTGCTGGCGCAATCCGGAATCTTCCGCGACAACGAAACAGTGCCGACCTGCGTATTGGATTGCAATGATTTGGAACGAGAACGCGGCATCACGATTCTTTCGAAGAATACAGCTGTTACCTACAACAACACCCGGATCAACATCGTTGATACGCCTGGTCATGCCGACTTTGGTGGAGAGGTGGAGCGGGTTCTTGGCATGGTTGATGGTTGTTTATTGATTGTGGATGCCAACGAAGGACCAATGCCACAGACTCGCTTTGTACTCAAGAAGGCGCTGGAACAAGGTTTGAGACCAATTGTATTCGTCAATAAAATCGACCGCGCACGGGTCAATCCCGAAACTGCGGTAGACAAAGTGCTCGATCTATTCATCCAGCTGGGTGCTAATGATGATCAGTGCGATTTTCCCTACTTGTTTGGCAGCGGCCTCGATGGTTTTGCCAAACCAGACATGAAGACAAGCAGTAGCAACATGCGTCCATTACTTGATGCGATTTTGCGTTATGTTCCACCTCCGATTGGTAATGTAGATAAACCACTTCAGCTTCAAATTACAACCCTAGATTATTCAGACTTTTTAGGCCGGATAGTTATTGGCCGTGTACATAACGGTTCGATTAAACAAGGGCAGAATGCTTCCTTGATTAAAGATGATGGAAGCATCAAAAAGGGTCGTATTAGTAAGTTATTAGCCTTTGAAGGCCTTCAACGTGTCAATATCTCAGAGGCTTTTGCTGGAGACCTAGTGGCGGTTGCGGGTTTTAACGATGTTAATATCGGCGAGACAATTGCTTGCCCTAATGAACCCAAAGCCCTCCCACTTATTAAGGTAGACGAACCAACTTTACAGATGATGTTCGTCGTTAACGATTCTCCATTCGCCGGTCAGGAAGGAAAATTCGTCACGAGTCGTCAGGTTCGAGATCGTTTATACAGGGAGTTGCTTACTAATGTTGCTCTTCGTGTTGAAGATACTGATTCCCCTGATAGTTTTTTTGTTAGTGGCCGCGGTGAATTACATCTCAGCATCTTGATTGAAACAATGCGTCGTGAAGGCTTTGAATTTCAAGTGTCTCAACCTCAAGTGATCTTCCGCACTATTGATGGGACACCTTGTGAACCAGTAGAAACCCTAGTTATGGATGTGCCAGAGTCTGTCGTCGGTACCTGTATTGAAAAACTTGGTACCCGCAAAGCAGAGATGCGAAACATGGAGACCGGACTAGACGGGCGAATCCAGCTTGAGTTTATTGTGCCTTCTCGAGGTTTAATAGGCTTTCGTAGTGAATTCATTCGTGCCACTCGTGGTGAAGGAATTATGAGTCACTCATTCTTTGAATATCGACCTATATGTGGCGATTTTGATACTCGTAAAAACGGTGCATTAATTGCTTTTGAGGGAGGAACGGCAACGTTTTATGCTCTTAAAAATGCTGAGGATCGTGGGCAATTCTTTATTGTTCCCGGCATTAAAGTTTACAAGGGAATGATTGTTGGTGAAAATACACGCCAACAAGATATGGAAATCAATGTTTGCAAAGAGAAACAAGTTACTAATATACGTTCTGCCGGTGCTGACTTATTGGATAGTCTTCGATCACCAATACAAATGACCTTGGAAAAAGCTTTAGAGTATATCGGTCCCAATGAAATGCTTGAAGTGACCCCAAAGTCGATTCGTTTGCGCAAGCTTCCCGTAAAGAAAATGACGAAGCGTTGA
- the lptB gene encoding LPS export ABC transporter ATP-binding protein produces the protein MSLELRKVSIALEGRQLVKSIDLGLSPGEVVGLLGPNGAGKTTTFNLVIGLLRPDVGHIYLDSHDISELSMPKRARLGIGYLPQESSIFRRLTVRQNLDIALDQTNLSSKERRDRREQLIDEFRLTAFMDRRNFQLSGGERRRCEIARALAVGCDGPRYLLLDEPFAGVDPLAVADIQNLIHALRQRGMGVLITDHNVRETLAITDRATILNNGAILASGRADQVASNVLVRRHYLGENFRL, from the coding sequence ATGAGCTTGGAACTTAGGAAAGTATCTATTGCTCTTGAGGGGCGCCAACTAGTCAAGTCTATTGATCTAGGTCTATCACCAGGTGAAGTTGTTGGATTGCTTGGCCCTAATGGTGCAGGCAAAACCACTACATTTAATCTCGTGATTGGATTACTGCGCCCGGATGTAGGACATATTTATCTTGACAGTCATGATATCTCAGAACTCTCAATGCCAAAGAGAGCTCGTCTAGGTATTGGCTATTTACCCCAAGAGTCTAGTATTTTTAGACGACTTACAGTTCGTCAAAACCTCGACATAGCTCTCGATCAGACAAACCTAAGTTCTAAGGAACGTCGAGATCGGCGTGAACAATTGATTGATGAATTTCGCCTCACTGCATTTATGGATCGTCGAAATTTTCAGCTCTCAGGTGGAGAACGTCGACGTTGTGAAATTGCTAGGGCTCTAGCAGTGGGTTGTGATGGTCCGCGTTATCTTCTTCTTGATGAACCTTTTGCGGGTGTGGATCCCCTGGCAGTGGCTGATATCCAAAACCTGATTCACGCTTTGCGTCAACGAGGCATGGGGGTTTTGATTACCGATCACAACGTTCGGGAAACTCTCGCCATTACAGACCGGGCCACAATCCTTAATAATGGGGCAATTCTTGCTTCAGGTCGCGCTGATCAGGTAGCCAGCAATGTCCTAGTTCGTCGCCATTATCTCGGCGAGAATTTTAGACTGTGA
- a CDS encoding LptF/LptG family permease, whose amino-acid sequence MLIRKVRYIHLLDRWLLAEIIAPLLFAVAAFTVLGLSIGVMFELARRLVDGLPISIALQLLLLNVPRFLVLSLPMSSLFATLFAYSKLSANSELKALHSVGISTIRLVVPALILSLSLTGLTLVLNDVIVPRANTQAELTLQKGLGRALATEQGKDITFNNFGRIYDSKTKTTSRGLRQLFYSRCFKKGEMIDVTLLDFSRTNYRQMWIAQRATWNESQAMWEFFNGQILTLNPNGSTTHVAFDQNFYPLNSGPLQVAKLPDDANNMTFSQAITAERIESEAGNVKAARKLRVRIQEKFTLPMACLVFGLIGSSLGARPGSRTSKSQGFGVSILLILGYYALSISFSSLGISGILPPLTAAWLPVLISLGFGGLLLYQVNR is encoded by the coding sequence ATGTTAATCCGTAAGGTACGTTACATCCATTTGCTTGATCGTTGGCTGCTTGCTGAGATCATTGCTCCTCTACTTTTTGCAGTTGCTGCTTTCACAGTGCTAGGACTTTCTATAGGAGTGATGTTTGAGCTGGCTCGCCGACTTGTAGATGGACTTCCGATTTCAATTGCTTTGCAGCTGTTACTGCTCAACGTGCCTCGTTTTTTAGTATTATCGCTTCCAATGTCATCACTATTCGCAACGCTGTTTGCTTACAGCAAACTGTCTGCGAATAGTGAACTAAAAGCTCTTCACAGTGTGGGTATATCAACTATTCGATTGGTGGTTCCCGCTTTAATTCTTTCACTATCACTGACCGGACTGACCTTGGTGTTGAATGATGTAATTGTTCCAAGAGCCAATACCCAAGCTGAACTTACCTTACAGAAAGGCCTTGGTCGTGCACTAGCTACTGAACAAGGTAAAGACATTACTTTTAATAACTTCGGCAGAATTTATGATTCGAAAACAAAAACAACTAGCCGTGGCTTGCGCCAACTGTTCTACTCCCGGTGCTTTAAAAAAGGGGAAATGATCGATGTAACATTGCTTGACTTTTCTCGTACTAATTATCGCCAAATGTGGATTGCTCAGCGTGCTACATGGAATGAATCACAAGCGATGTGGGAGTTTTTCAACGGCCAAATTCTCACCCTTAATCCAAATGGCAGCACAACACATGTGGCGTTTGATCAGAATTTTTATCCTCTTAATTCTGGCCCACTTCAAGTTGCAAAGCTACCAGATGATGCCAATAACATGACTTTTTCCCAAGCTATTACCGCAGAACGGATTGAATCTGAAGCAGGAAACGTTAAAGCAGCACGAAAATTACGCGTTCGTATTCAGGAAAAATTCACATTACCTATGGCCTGTCTGGTGTTTGGTCTGATTGGTAGCAGCCTTGGTGCGAGGCCAGGGTCTCGTACCAGTAAAAGCCAAGGCTTTGGAGTTAGCATTTTGTTAATCCTTGGTTATTACGCCCTAAGCATCAGTTTTAGTTCACTTGGTATAAGTGGTATCCTTCCCCCATTAACTGCTGCCTGGCTGCCTGTTCTGATTTCTCTTGGATTTGGCGGTCTGCTCTTGTATCAGGTCAATCGTTAG
- a CDS encoding NADPH-dependent assimilatory sulfite reductase hemoprotein subunit — MEVVEPQTNSLPKAEQRKLDSHFLREPLLTELGNNEVRFSEDAVQLLKFHGSYQQHHRELRKTDKLRSWQMMLRLRSPGGRIPAQLFLALDDLSARLGDGTLRVTTRQSFQMHGIAKADLKEVIGTIIRNLGSTLAACGDINRNVMAPPAPFEKGGYPVARRLADEIAALLSPEAAEGSYLDLWVDGNLSYRFKPSKAVQQARKRQFESGVYSGNASEPLYGNTYLPRKFKVAVTVPGDNSVDLLTQDIGLVAFTAPSGELRGCNVYVGGGMGRTHKKDETFARIADPLGYVTAHDVLDVIQSILALQRDHGDRVIRPHARMKYLLHDKGIRWFRQTLKEDYFRGELAGLRYEPKAKLLDYLGWHQQQAGLWFVGLSLICGRLQGELKQGLRRIVKTYQLEIRLTANQDLLLCNIGTVQRADIQTELAALGFEVPEAPAPLARHAIACPALPTCGLAITESERILPDVLSRLDAQLRRLNIDKTLLVRMTGCPNGCARPYMAELALVGNGPNQYQLWLGGTPNLQKLARPYVERLLLDDLEQTIEPLLLGWKMAGGDCSFGDYIDRLGDRGVAQLLANSP; from the coding sequence GTGGAAGTGGTGGAACCTCAAACCAACAGCCTCCCAAAAGCAGAGCAGCGCAAGCTCGATAGCCATTTCTTGCGCGAACCGTTGTTGACGGAACTCGGCAACAATGAGGTGCGCTTCAGCGAAGACGCAGTTCAGTTATTGAAATTTCACGGAAGTTACCAACAACATCATCGGGAACTCCGAAAAACAGATAAATTGCGCAGCTGGCAAATGATGCTGCGCCTACGCAGTCCAGGGGGCCGTATCCCAGCCCAGCTCTTTTTAGCCCTTGACGACCTTTCCGCCAGACTCGGAGATGGAACACTGCGGGTCACGACCCGTCAATCCTTCCAGATGCACGGCATCGCAAAAGCCGATTTGAAAGAAGTGATCGGCACGATTATCCGCAATTTAGGATCGACCCTAGCGGCCTGCGGCGATATCAACCGGAATGTGATGGCCCCACCGGCTCCCTTTGAAAAAGGAGGCTATCCAGTTGCTCGTCGATTGGCTGATGAAATCGCGGCTCTTCTAAGCCCAGAGGCCGCGGAGGGATCTTATTTGGACCTATGGGTAGACGGTAATTTGAGTTACCGATTTAAGCCCTCCAAAGCCGTGCAACAAGCACGCAAGCGGCAATTTGAAAGTGGCGTCTATTCCGGTAATGCATCAGAACCGCTTTATGGAAACACTTATCTGCCAAGAAAGTTCAAAGTCGCTGTCACTGTTCCTGGGGATAACTCCGTGGACTTACTCACTCAGGACATCGGACTCGTTGCCTTTACAGCCCCATCTGGTGAACTCAGGGGGTGTAATGTTTACGTAGGCGGTGGCATGGGTCGTACTCACAAGAAGGATGAGACCTTTGCCCGAATTGCCGATCCCCTGGGATACGTCACTGCTCATGACGTCTTAGATGTGATCCAATCTATCCTGGCATTGCAACGGGACCACGGCGATCGTGTAATTCGCCCACATGCGCGCATGAAATATCTACTTCACGACAAGGGCATTCGGTGGTTTCGCCAAACCCTGAAGGAAGATTATTTCAGAGGTGAGCTAGCGGGACTTCGCTATGAACCAAAGGCCAAACTTCTCGATTATTTGGGTTGGCATCAACAGCAGGCCGGTCTTTGGTTTGTGGGATTGTCCTTGATTTGTGGACGTCTACAGGGAGAGCTCAAACAAGGTCTTCGTCGAATCGTGAAGACCTACCAATTGGAGATCCGATTAACAGCCAATCAAGATCTGTTGCTTTGTAACATCGGCACGGTACAACGCGCTGACATCCAGACTGAACTAGCGGCTCTCGGCTTCGAAGTGCCTGAGGCCCCGGCACCTTTGGCTCGACACGCTATAGCCTGCCCAGCTCTTCCCACCTGCGGTTTAGCCATCACCGAGTCAGAGCGGATTCTTCCTGATGTGCTGAGCCGGCTCGACGCCCAGCTCCGGCGCTTGAATATTGACAAAACATTGCTGGTCCGTATGACGGGCTGCCCTAACGGTTGCGCTCGTCCTTACATGGCTGAACTTGCCTTAGTTGGAAATGGACCTAACCAATATCAGCTCTGGCTCGGTGGCACACCCAACCTGCAAAAGTTAGCGAGGCCCTATGTGGAGAGGCTACTCCTAGACGACTTAGAGCAAACGATTGAACCACTTCTGTTAGGCTGGAAGATGGCGGGAGGGGACTGTAGCTTTGGCGATTATATAGATAGGCTCGGTGACCGAGGTGTGGCTCAATTGCTTGCTAACTCTCCGTAA
- a CDS encoding DUF309 domain-containing protein: protein MSMKLQTDPRFSQAIKFFNNGEWYAAHDILEELWHETADPDRRSLQGILQVAVAQLHLQQDNRRGATILFGEALGRLKRPGTTNLGLDISTLCDCVEQYLHCLQNEEDPGSCAVPLLYPLA from the coding sequence ATGTCTATGAAATTGCAAACCGACCCCCGTTTCAGTCAGGCTATAAAGTTTTTTAATAATGGTGAGTGGTATGCTGCTCATGATATTCTTGAAGAGCTTTGGCATGAAACTGCTGATCCAGATAGACGCAGCCTCCAAGGAATCCTTCAAGTCGCTGTTGCTCAACTTCATCTTCAGCAAGATAACCGTCGTGGAGCAACTATTCTTTTTGGTGAGGCGTTAGGCCGTTTAAAGCGCCCAGGGACAACTAATTTAGGTCTTGACATTTCTACACTATGTGATTGTGTCGAACAATATCTTCATTGTCTTCAGAACGAAGAGGACCCCGGGTCATGTGCTGTCCCTCTTCTCTACCCCTTGGCTTAA
- the chlP gene encoding geranylgeranyl reductase, with translation MLRVAVVGGGPSGSCAAEVFAKAGIKTWLFERKLDNAKPCGGAIPLCMVKEFNLPDSIIDRKVRNMKMISPSNREVDIRLDPLGYDDKAYIGMCRREVFDAFLRNRAVASGTTLINGLVQKIGTGKNRQGPYSIHYADHGTGGPTGEAKTLYVDLIIGADGANSRVAKAMDAGEYNVAIAFQERIKLPPEEMTYYEDLAEMYVGTDVSPDFYAWVFPKYDHVAVGTGTMQRNQSLIKGLQKGIRERATKRLFKGEVIKVEAHPIPEHPRPRRVVGRMALVGDAAGYVTKSSGEGIYFAAKSGRMCAEAIVEISNNGASVPTEKQIKSTYLKRWDRKYSTTYAVLGVLQRIFYRNDATREAFVEMCNDKDVQRLTFDSYLYKRVVMMNPWQQIKLTLHTLGSLLRGETLAPATYGTVPSAVGRSDKDFLTEEALQKIKTQAKGQKTARVG, from the coding sequence ATGTTGAGAGTTGCAGTGGTTGGCGGGGGACCCAGCGGGTCTTGCGCTGCAGAAGTATTCGCAAAAGCTGGGATCAAGACTTGGTTATTCGAGCGGAAACTTGACAATGCCAAGCCCTGTGGCGGCGCGATTCCTTTGTGCATGGTCAAGGAATTCAACCTTCCAGATTCGATCATTGATAGGAAAGTGCGTAACATGAAAATGATCTCGCCTTCGAATCGAGAGGTTGATATTCGGCTCGATCCCCTCGGCTATGACGATAAGGCTTACATCGGCATGTGCCGCAGAGAAGTTTTCGACGCCTTTCTCCGCAACCGTGCCGTCGCCTCAGGCACCACGTTGATCAACGGTCTAGTTCAAAAGATTGGTACCGGCAAAAATCGTCAGGGCCCTTACAGCATTCACTACGCCGATCACGGCACTGGTGGTCCTACCGGTGAAGCAAAGACCCTCTACGTGGACTTAATTATTGGTGCCGACGGAGCCAATTCCCGCGTTGCCAAAGCGATGGATGCTGGCGAATATAACGTGGCCATCGCTTTCCAGGAACGAATTAAACTTCCACCTGAGGAGATGACCTATTATGAGGATCTCGCTGAAATGTACGTCGGCACTGACGTGTCGCCCGACTTTTATGCCTGGGTGTTCCCTAAGTATGACCATGTCGCGGTTGGCACCGGTACGATGCAACGCAACCAGAGCCTGATTAAAGGCCTACAGAAAGGGATTCGCGAGCGTGCTACGAAACGCTTATTCAAGGGTGAAGTTATCAAGGTGGAAGCTCACCCAATTCCGGAGCATCCCCGTCCACGCCGAGTAGTAGGCCGTATGGCTCTTGTTGGCGACGCCGCTGGCTATGTCACCAAAAGCTCTGGAGAAGGTATCTATTTCGCTGCCAAAAGTGGCCGAATGTGCGCTGAGGCAATCGTGGAAATCTCTAATAACGGAGCTTCTGTTCCGACAGAAAAGCAAATTAAATCCACCTACCTTAAACGCTGGGATCGTAAATACAGCACCACCTACGCGGTGCTCGGCGTCCTGCAACGAATTTTTTATCGAAATGATGCCACGCGAGAAGCATTTGTCGAAATGTGCAACGACAAAGATGTGCAGAGGCTCACTTTCGATAGCTATCTCTACAAGCGAGTCGTGATGATGAATCCCTGGCAACAGATAAAGCTCACCCTGCACACGTTGGGGAGTCTACTGCGGGGAGAGACCCTCGCCCCTGCTACCTACGGGACAGTGCCATCGGCTGTTGGGAGATCTGATAAAGATTTTCTAACCGAAGAAGCATTACAAAAGATTAAGACTCAAGCCAAAGGACAAAAAACAGCCAGAGTTGGCTGA
- the glyS gene encoding glycine--tRNA ligase subunit beta encodes MTKTFLLEIGTEELPANFARLALAQIEQRVIRDLAKARLNHGVISTYGTPRRLAVSVAVLEDRQSDLREERKGPPVAQAFKNGVPSAAAIGFAKRCGIDPSELERRETPKGSFVFATSSIPGRDGAVLLQDLIPSWIDALQGSRFMRWGGGTRRFSRPIRWLLALHGSDVIEMVIPGTDPVVRSDRFSRGHRLHGNQPLRIGTADQYVSTLRSAGVLVNRDKRSHLIRQAITRGADVVNGSANCPEWLFEELVDLVENPRVLQGRISGRFLQLPPEVITTVMQAHQRYVPLEIPSLKSDPLRLTAQEVLRPEFLLVADGLEQASALITRGNERVLGARLADAEFFLDIDRHQSSAARRDALARVTFAEGLGSLQDRCDRIERLTEQLLTQLRLPTSVAKASCRAAHFCKHDLVSQMVSEFPELQGLMGGKYLLEEGELRDVALAVVEHYLPRGTGDALPSTDAGAVVALAERFELLLSIYAKGERPSGSSDPYALRRAGNGVLLILWHQQWKLDLNLFLIKAVRLWKKLFPSFSVDTIQLTADLATLLRQRINSQLEDDGYATDLIQAVAGETVMNSRLLNDPLDVQERIRLLGGLRDQGKLAAVQAAVQRVARLAGKGCLPTDVLSCVDVVDPSKFKSPSEQGLFDVTRQLQPLANCRAYKELCDVLVNSTPALEAFFNSVMVMADDPVLRANRLNLLGVLRNQASVLAQFELIQN; translated from the coding sequence GTGACAAAAACGTTTCTTCTTGAAATCGGCACCGAAGAATTGCCAGCAAACTTTGCTCGACTGGCCTTGGCGCAAATCGAGCAACGGGTAATACGTGACCTAGCGAAGGCACGTTTAAATCACGGCGTGATTTCCACTTATGGGACTCCACGCCGCTTGGCGGTATCGGTGGCCGTCCTTGAAGATCGCCAGTCAGATCTACGAGAAGAACGCAAAGGTCCTCCGGTGGCACAGGCTTTCAAGAACGGAGTTCCAAGTGCTGCCGCTATCGGTTTTGCAAAACGGTGTGGGATCGATCCATCGGAGCTCGAGCGACGCGAAACCCCAAAAGGTTCTTTTGTTTTTGCAACATCATCCATACCGGGACGTGACGGTGCCGTCCTCCTTCAGGATCTGATCCCATCTTGGATAGATGCCTTGCAAGGCAGTCGATTCATGCGTTGGGGAGGTGGTACACGGCGATTTAGTCGGCCGATTAGATGGCTGTTAGCTCTTCACGGTTCCGACGTTATCGAGATGGTGATCCCGGGGACTGATCCCGTGGTCCGAAGTGATCGCTTCAGTCGTGGACACAGGCTTCATGGCAATCAACCGTTGCGTATTGGAACGGCAGATCAATACGTTTCTACGCTTAGGAGCGCAGGTGTTCTGGTGAATAGGGACAAACGATCTCATTTGATTCGTCAAGCCATTACTCGAGGGGCCGATGTCGTAAATGGTTCAGCCAATTGTCCGGAATGGCTCTTTGAAGAATTGGTTGATCTCGTTGAAAATCCTCGGGTATTGCAGGGTCGAATCTCGGGACGTTTCTTGCAGCTGCCTCCTGAGGTGATCACCACTGTGATGCAAGCGCATCAGCGCTATGTGCCACTAGAGATTCCTAGTCTCAAGAGCGATCCACTGCGACTAACCGCACAGGAAGTGCTTCGTCCAGAATTTCTTTTAGTTGCCGATGGACTAGAGCAGGCTTCTGCTTTGATTACTCGTGGCAATGAACGGGTGTTAGGAGCACGTCTAGCGGATGCAGAATTTTTCCTTGACATCGACCGTCATCAGTCCAGTGCTGCAAGACGTGATGCTTTAGCTCGTGTAACTTTTGCGGAGGGCCTGGGAAGTCTTCAGGATCGATGTGACCGTATTGAACGATTGACTGAGCAGCTCCTGACCCAACTTAGGCTACCGACCTCTGTTGCCAAGGCTTCGTGTCGTGCAGCGCATTTCTGTAAGCACGATCTCGTCAGCCAGATGGTGAGTGAATTTCCTGAATTGCAAGGGTTAATGGGTGGCAAATACCTACTTGAGGAGGGGGAACTTCGTGATGTGGCTCTTGCTGTTGTGGAGCACTATTTACCCCGCGGCACGGGAGATGCTTTGCCGAGTACGGATGCCGGAGCCGTGGTAGCGCTAGCCGAGCGTTTTGAGTTGTTATTGAGCATCTATGCCAAGGGAGAACGCCCCAGTGGTTCATCCGATCCCTACGCCTTGCGTCGGGCAGGTAACGGTGTGCTTTTGATTCTTTGGCATCAACAATGGAAACTAGATCTCAACTTATTTCTTATCAAGGCAGTTCGATTATGGAAAAAGCTATTCCCATCATTTAGTGTCGATACCATTCAGCTCACGGCAGACCTCGCCACGCTGCTTCGCCAGCGCATCAACTCACAATTGGAGGATGATGGGTACGCCACTGATCTCATTCAGGCAGTTGCTGGCGAAACTGTAATGAACTCGCGTCTATTGAACGATCCCCTTGATGTTCAAGAACGCATCAGACTACTGGGCGGTTTACGAGATCAGGGCAAATTGGCTGCGGTTCAGGCAGCTGTTCAGCGAGTAGCGCGACTGGCTGGGAAAGGCTGTCTTCCCACAGATGTGTTGTCTTGTGTTGATGTAGTTGATCCTTCAAAATTCAAATCACCTAGCGAGCAAGGTTTATTCGATGTCACACGGCAACTGCAACCGCTGGCAAATTGCAGGGCCTATAAGGAGCTTTGCGATGTTCTAGTGAACTCAACCCCTGCGCTTGAAGCTTTCTTTAATAGTGTAATGGTGATGGCTGATGATCCGGTTTTGCGTGCAAATCGACTCAATCTTTTAGGGGTACTGCGTAATCAAGCTTCGGTGTTAGCTCAGTTTGAATTAATTCAGAACTAA
- a CDS encoding M15 family metallopeptidase, protein MVRLPSAQRIDQDEIPVARRTRRPQRQPKNKNGFGLLVSCLLVGGGSMAVVMFAPQFRVGLVLNEPLNTRSFHEPPDADGRLLGHFPYDEALDNQLITFQPGIKLHVDTATALNLMINAARAEGVDLRLLSGYRSQFLQESIFFDVASERNQTPEERAHVSAPPGYSEHSTGYAIDLGDGEAPETNLSVQFEQTRAFRWLQDHAALYHFVLSFPDNNSQGVMYEPWHWRYEGSTDALRLFEPARRFFRQRL, encoded by the coding sequence GTGGTGCGTTTACCCTCTGCGCAACGTATCGATCAGGATGAAATTCCTGTTGCTCGACGTACACGACGACCTCAGCGACAACCAAAAAACAAGAACGGTTTCGGCTTGTTAGTGAGTTGCCTTTTGGTTGGCGGGGGAAGTATGGCTGTGGTGATGTTTGCTCCACAGTTTCGGGTCGGTTTAGTCCTAAACGAACCGTTAAACACCCGTAGTTTTCATGAGCCTCCTGACGCAGATGGTCGCTTGCTGGGTCATTTTCCTTATGACGAGGCATTAGACAACCAACTCATCACTTTTCAACCCGGTATCAAGCTACACGTTGATACAGCGACAGCACTTAATTTGATGATAAATGCGGCCAGAGCCGAGGGAGTGGATCTTCGACTGCTCAGTGGTTATCGCTCTCAATTCCTACAGGAATCGATTTTTTTCGATGTGGCATCAGAACGAAATCAAACACCCGAAGAACGGGCACATGTGTCTGCGCCTCCAGGGTATTCAGAGCACAGCACTGGATATGCAATCGATCTGGGAGATGGGGAGGCACCAGAGACAAATTTGTCGGTGCAGTTTGAGCAAACACGAGCTTTTCGCTGGCTTCAAGACCACGCTGCCCTCTATCACTTTGTGCTTTCGTTTCCAGACAACAACAGTCAAGGAGTGATGTATGAGCCATGGCATTGGCGTTACGAAGGATCAACAGATGCCCTACGTCTGTTCGAACCTGCCCGCCGCTTTTTCCGTCAACGTTTGTGA
- a CDS encoding M15 family metallopeptidase, with protein sequence MRPWSNYPIQDCLEPLEPLPKQLFQIEPHPYVSLGAPYGFGMNPFCLRSGVVKRLLIAQNELRHRSPDLRLAIFDAWRPMSVQAFMVNYTIDSLCNEREIRRNDPAQQSALNQVLADVDRFWATPNNNPNNPPPHSTGAAIDLTLVTYDNNLINMGGAIDTIGVVSEPDYFAEKLGQEAQRWHQHRRLLASVMAFAGFVQHPGEWWHYSHGDQLWAWRSGTGTAIYGELASN encoded by the coding sequence ATGCGTCCTTGGAGCAATTATCCGATTCAAGATTGTTTGGAACCTCTCGAGCCTCTGCCTAAGCAACTATTTCAGATTGAACCTCACCCTTACGTGTCTCTTGGTGCCCCTTACGGGTTTGGAATGAATCCCTTCTGTTTGCGATCCGGAGTGGTGAAACGGTTGCTTATAGCACAAAATGAACTGCGACATCGTTCCCCCGATTTGCGGCTTGCAATTTTCGATGCTTGGCGACCTATGTCCGTTCAGGCCTTTATGGTGAATTACACCATCGATAGTCTATGTAACGAGCGGGAGATTCGCCGCAACGATCCAGCCCAACAATCTGCGCTCAATCAGGTGTTGGCTGATGTAGATCGTTTCTGGGCTACCCCAAACAACAACCCCAACAACCCACCCCCTCACAGCACTGGAGCAGCAATCGATCTCACCCTCGTAACCTACGACAATAACCTGATTAACATGGGTGGCGCCATTGATACGATCGGTGTTGTCTCTGAACCGGATTATTTCGCCGAAAAACTGGGCCAGGAGGCTCAACGCTGGCATCAGCACAGACGTCTCTTAGCGTCTGTAATGGCATTCGCTGGGTTTGTCCAACACCCCGGTGAGTGGTGGCACTACTCTCATGGAGATCAACTCTGGGCGTGGCGTAGTGGCACCGGAACAGCGATTTACGGAGAGTTAGCAAGCAATTGA